Proteins encoded together in one Streptomyces sp. TLI_171 window:
- a CDS encoding carbohydrate-binding protein, with protein sequence MRGYQLVSGSSGVYQAEEARISQGVVENNHTGYSGTGFVNLANTAGSYAEWTIQSGSAAGATLDLRYANGTTVDRPMDIAVNGTRVATGRSFPPTANWDTWATTSLPITLKAGANTVRATSTTADGGPNLDRITIH encoded by the coding sequence ATGCGCGGCTATCAGCTGGTCTCCGGCAGCTCCGGCGTCTACCAGGCCGAGGAGGCCCGGATCTCGCAGGGCGTGGTCGAGAACAACCACACCGGCTACAGCGGCACCGGGTTCGTCAACCTCGCCAACACCGCGGGCAGTTACGCCGAGTGGACGATCCAGTCCGGCAGTGCGGCCGGCGCCACCCTCGACCTGCGCTACGCCAACGGCACCACCGTGGACCGGCCGATGGACATCGCCGTCAACGGCACCCGGGTCGCCACCGGACGGTCCTTCCCGCCCACCGCGAACTGGGACACCTGGGCGACCACCTCGCTCCCGATCACCCTCAAGGCCGGCGCCAACACCGTCCGCGCCACCTCCACCACCGCGGACGGCGGCCCCAACCTCGACAGGATCACCATCCACTGA
- a CDS encoding RDD family protein produces the protein MDTREALGSWIDGPKAAAEKMGADFGYRGERLGLPQSGPGSMAGPGRRIGALFVDGWLVSLVAYGLLARGDQGSANLWTTPLFYAVTVLLLATTGTTVGKRLFGLRVVRLDGSRATIPQVLLRTLLLCLVVPAAVWDRDTRGLHDKAVGTVEVRI, from the coding sequence GTGGACACCAGAGAAGCACTCGGATCGTGGATCGACGGCCCGAAGGCGGCCGCCGAGAAGATGGGCGCCGACTTCGGCTACCGCGGCGAGCGCCTCGGCCTCCCGCAGTCCGGCCCCGGCTCGATGGCCGGCCCCGGCCGCCGGATCGGCGCCCTGTTCGTCGACGGCTGGCTGGTCAGCCTGGTCGCGTACGGCCTGCTGGCCCGCGGCGACCAGGGCTCCGCCAACCTGTGGACCACCCCGCTGTTCTACGCGGTCACGGTGCTGCTGCTCGCCACCACCGGCACCACCGTCGGCAAGCGCCTGTTCGGCCTGCGGGTGGTCCGGCTGGACGGCAGCCGCGCCACCATCCCGCAGGTCCTGCTGCGCACCCTGCTGCTCTGCCTGGTCGTCCCGGCCGCCGTCTGGGACCGCGACACCCGCGGCCTGCACGACAAGGCCGTCGGCACCGTCGAGGTCCGGATCTGA
- a CDS encoding lipoyl synthase, which produces MSAVAPDGRKLLRLEVRNSETPIERKPEWIKTRAKMGPEYNALQSLVKKEGLHTVCQEAGCPNIFECWEDREATFLIGGDQCTRRCDFCQIDTGKPAEFDRDEPRRVAESIVTMDLNYATITGVARDDLADGGSWLYAETVRQVHAMTAARAAGRTGVELLIPDFNAVPEQLAEVFSARPEVLAHNVETVPRIFKRIRPAFRYERSLDVITQARAAGLVTKSNLILGMGETREEVSEALADLVDAGCELITITQYLRPSLRHHPVERWVKPQEFVELQQEAEELGFAGVMSGPLVRSSYRAGRLYRQALEHRERQAAV; this is translated from the coding sequence GTGTCCGCTGTCGCACCCGACGGCAGGAAGCTCCTCCGCCTGGAGGTCCGCAACAGCGAGACCCCCATCGAGCGGAAGCCGGAGTGGATCAAGACCAGGGCGAAGATGGGGCCGGAGTACAACGCCCTGCAGTCCCTGGTGAAGAAGGAGGGGCTGCACACGGTCTGCCAGGAGGCGGGCTGCCCCAACATCTTCGAGTGCTGGGAAGACCGCGAGGCGACCTTCCTGATCGGCGGCGACCAGTGCACCCGTCGCTGCGACTTCTGTCAGATCGACACCGGCAAGCCCGCCGAGTTCGACCGGGACGAGCCCCGCCGGGTCGCCGAGTCCATCGTCACCATGGACCTGAACTACGCCACCATCACCGGCGTCGCCCGCGACGACCTGGCGGACGGCGGCTCGTGGCTGTACGCCGAGACCGTTCGTCAGGTGCACGCGATGACCGCCGCCCGCGCGGCCGGGCGCACCGGTGTCGAGCTGCTCATCCCGGACTTCAACGCCGTCCCCGAGCAGCTCGCCGAGGTCTTCTCCGCCCGCCCCGAGGTGCTCGCGCACAACGTCGAGACGGTGCCGCGGATCTTCAAGCGGATCCGCCCCGCGTTCCGGTACGAGCGGTCGCTGGACGTCATCACCCAGGCCCGGGCGGCCGGGCTGGTCACCAAGTCCAACCTGATCCTGGGCATGGGCGAGACCCGCGAGGAGGTCAGCGAGGCGCTGGCCGACCTGGTGGACGCCGGCTGCGAGCTGATCACCATCACCCAGTACTTGCGGCCCTCGCTGCGCCACCACCCGGTGGAGCGCTGGGTGAAGCCGCAGGAGTTCGTCGAGCTCCAGCAGGAGGCCGAGGAGCTGGGCTTCGCCGGGGTGATGTCCGGTCCGCTGGTGCGGTCCTCGTACCGGGCCGGCCGGCTGTACCGGCAGGCGCTGGAGCACCGCGAGCGGCAGGCCGCGGTCTGA
- a CDS encoding (2Fe-2S)-binding protein — translation MLHLPSGRARTVGETAETYRQLGRICPVLTVSLVDAAPVDGQEWVSADRLASAVERLIDAEAARIHRRHGVTPRPHVAASRLLHHYLWTNSLLLSGIWYLERRIPVLPARHLWIAAGTGDFALRPGDWALGDEAALRDAVAAHLGPVLAAFQPHVRRGPRALWGMATDDLVSGLWYLGRMLDQEDRAVAVATALLDTGAPPWTGPAGFRRENHTWTRTRQGCCLYYAVDPANPCGTCPRRTPAARPTGTPAGAPRRAAT, via the coding sequence TTGCTCCACCTGCCCTCCGGGCGTGCCCGCACCGTCGGGGAGACGGCCGAAACGTACCGTCAACTCGGCCGGATCTGCCCGGTGCTGACGGTCTCCCTGGTCGACGCCGCCCCGGTCGACGGCCAGGAGTGGGTCTCCGCCGACCGGCTCGCGTCCGCCGTCGAGCGACTGATCGACGCCGAGGCCGCCCGGATCCACCGCCGGCACGGCGTCACCCCGCGCCCGCACGTCGCCGCCTCCCGGCTGCTGCACCACTACCTGTGGACCAACTCCCTGCTGCTCAGCGGCATCTGGTACCTGGAACGCCGGATCCCGGTCCTCCCCGCCCGGCACCTGTGGATCGCCGCCGGGACCGGCGACTTCGCCCTCCGCCCCGGCGACTGGGCACTCGGCGACGAAGCCGCCCTGCGCGATGCCGTCGCCGCCCACCTGGGCCCCGTCCTCGCCGCCTTCCAGCCCCACGTCCGCCGCGGCCCCCGCGCCCTGTGGGGCATGGCCACCGACGACCTGGTGTCCGGCCTCTGGTACCTCGGCCGCATGCTCGACCAGGAGGACCGCGCCGTCGCCGTCGCCACCGCCCTGCTCGACACCGGCGCCCCGCCCTGGACCGGACCCGCCGGCTTCCGCCGCGAGAACCACACCTGGACCCGCACCCGCCAGGGCTGCTGCCTCTACTACGCGGTGGACCCCGCCAACCCCTGCGGCACCTGCCCCCGCCGTACCCCGGCCGCTCGGCCGACCGGCACCCCGGCGGGCGCTCCCCGCAGGGCGGCGACCTGA
- a CDS encoding VCBS repeat-containing protein, whose product MPSSRSSKLVRLTLAAAIAASGAIATTALTVATATTAHAASSVGGQITRGEVIQRAQYWLGKSITYNQGGSYPDSSGRSYRTDCGGYIDMAWHLADGPNTQGLASSTYTTEISRSDLKAGDILDSYYDHVILFEKWDDSAHTTFSYYSFGSTPVKHVTGVSINAAYFDSHPNGDYKAYRYNNIVDDPAAPAPARPARTVVADFNGDGKLDVAGIDANSNMRLYPGDGAGHVGGGSDMLGSTGLWANFKAIAAGDFNGDGRQDIAGIDANDNLNLYTGDGAGHLGGGGAMLGTNGAWANFKAIAAGDFNGDGRQDIAGIDANNNLNLYTGDGAGHLGGGGAMLGTNGAWANFKAIAAGDFNGDGRQDIAGIDANNNLNLYTGDGAGHLGGGGAMLGTNGAWANFRSVMGGDLNSDGKQDIAGIDANNDLKLYTGDGQGHVSGGSAMLPGNGLWAGF is encoded by the coding sequence ATGCCTTCTTCCCGCAGCTCCAAGCTCGTCCGCCTCACCCTGGCGGCCGCCATCGCCGCCTCCGGTGCGATCGCCACCACCGCCCTCACCGTCGCCACTGCCACCACCGCCCACGCCGCGTCCTCCGTCGGCGGCCAGATCACCCGCGGCGAGGTCATCCAGCGCGCCCAGTACTGGCTCGGCAAGTCCATCACGTACAACCAGGGCGGCTCGTACCCCGACTCCTCCGGCCGCTCCTACCGCACCGACTGCGGCGGCTACATCGACATGGCCTGGCACCTCGCCGACGGCCCCAACACCCAGGGCCTCGCCAGCAGCACCTACACCACCGAGATCTCCCGCAGCGACCTCAAGGCCGGCGACATCCTCGACAGCTACTACGACCACGTCATCCTGTTCGAGAAGTGGGACGACTCCGCCCACACCACCTTCTCCTACTACTCCTTCGGCTCCACTCCCGTGAAGCACGTCACCGGCGTCTCCATCAACGCCGCCTACTTCGACTCGCACCCCAACGGTGACTACAAGGCCTACCGCTACAACAACATCGTCGACGACCCGGCCGCTCCGGCTCCGGCGCGTCCTGCGCGGACGGTGGTGGCTGATTTCAACGGTGACGGGAAGCTGGACGTGGCGGGGATCGACGCGAACAGCAACATGCGGTTGTACCCGGGTGATGGTGCGGGTCATGTCGGTGGGGGGAGCGACATGTTGGGGAGCACCGGGCTGTGGGCGAACTTCAAGGCGATCGCGGCGGGTGACTTCAACGGTGACGGCAGGCAGGACATCGCGGGGATCGACGCGAACGACAACCTGAACCTCTACACGGGTGACGGTGCCGGTCACCTGGGCGGTGGCGGCGCGATGCTCGGGACGAACGGCGCGTGGGCGAACTTCAAGGCGATCGCGGCGGGTGACTTCAACGGTGACGGCAGGCAGGACATCGCGGGGATCGACGCGAACAACAACCTGAACCTGTACACGGGTGACGGCGCCGGTCACCTGGGCGGTGGCGGCGCGATGCTCGGGACGAACGGCGCCTGGGCGAACTTCAAGGCGATCGCGGCAGGTGACTTCAACGGTGACGGCAGGCAGGACATCGCGGGGATCGACGCGAACAACAACCTGAACCTGTACACGGGTGACGGCGCCGGTCACCTGGGCGGTGGCGGCGCGATGCTCGGGACGAACGGCGCCTGGGCCAACTTCCGTTCGGTGATGGGCGGCGACCTCAACAGCGACGGCAAGCAGGACATCGCCGGGATCGACGCCAACAACGACCTCAAGCTCTACACCGGCGACGGCCAGGGCCACGTCAGCGGCGGCAGCGCCATGCTCCCCGGCAACGGCCTGTGGGCCGGCTTCTAG
- a CDS encoding DUF4191 domain-containing protein, whose protein sequence is MARQKSDTPGRLAQIRQAYVMTKQVDSKIGLIIAGVGLLTFGVFLAIGFALDHPVYLGILGFVVAVLAVAIVFGRRAERAAFGQMEGQPGAVAAVLGNIRRGWSANQTPVAVTRNQDAVYRAVGRAGIALIGEGNPNRVRPLLASEKRKMSRVVGDIPVHDIMVGTGEGEIPLKKLQIHLMRLPRAITAAQVTETNDRLRALGDLLSKAPIPKGPMPKGARMPKGGGAR, encoded by the coding sequence ATGGCGAGGCAAAAATCCGATACCCCTGGGCGGCTCGCACAGATCCGCCAGGCATATGTCATGACCAAGCAGGTCGACTCCAAGATCGGCCTGATCATCGCCGGCGTCGGCCTGCTGACCTTCGGCGTGTTCCTCGCCATCGGCTTCGCACTGGACCACCCGGTCTACCTGGGCATCCTCGGTTTCGTGGTGGCGGTGCTGGCGGTCGCGATCGTGTTCGGCCGGCGTGCCGAGCGGGCCGCGTTCGGGCAGATGGAGGGCCAGCCGGGCGCGGTCGCGGCGGTGCTGGGCAACATCCGTCGCGGGTGGAGCGCGAACCAGACTCCGGTGGCGGTCACCCGCAACCAGGACGCGGTCTACCGCGCGGTCGGCCGGGCCGGCATCGCGCTGATCGGCGAGGGCAACCCGAACCGGGTGCGGCCGCTGCTGGCGTCCGAGAAGCGGAAGATGTCCCGCGTGGTCGGCGACATCCCGGTGCACGACATCATGGTCGGCACCGGCGAGGGCGAGATCCCGCTCAAGAAGCTGCAGATCCACCTGATGCGGCTGCCGCGGGCGATCACCGCGGCCCAGGTCACCGAGACCAACGACCGGCTGCGCGCGCTCGGCGACCTGCTGTCCAAGGCGCCGATCCCCAAGGGCCCGATGCCGAAGGGCGCCCGGATGCCCAAGGGCGGCGGCGCCCGCTAG
- a CDS encoding iron ABC transporter permease: MPRPATARRTLLLAAGAGALLLCAALSLALGSRSVPLTTVIDALSGAVHGGDADVVVGLRVPRTVIGVTVGAALGVAGAVAQGVTRNPLASPTTLGINAGASFAVATAIFALGLSRPLEFVWFAVAGAACAALLAYGMARRSGDLDPVRLALGGTVLSAVLASWTSALMLASRRTLDEARFWLAGSISGRSLDALWQVLPLILVGLVLALLVSPALNALALGDETAQSLGVPVARIRLVGGLAVVLLAAGSVAVAGPVAFIGLAAPHLVRPLLGNDHRLLVPGCLIAGPVLLLAADVLGRLVVRPSEIEVGIVTAFVGAPLLAVLARKVAAR, encoded by the coding sequence GTGCCCCGACCTGCGACGGCGCGGCGAACCCTGCTGCTGGCCGCCGGAGCCGGTGCGCTGCTGCTGTGCGCGGCGCTCAGCCTGGCCCTCGGCTCGCGTTCCGTCCCGCTGACCACGGTGATTGACGCCCTGTCGGGTGCGGTGCACGGCGGGGACGCCGATGTGGTGGTCGGCCTGCGGGTGCCGCGGACGGTCATCGGGGTGACGGTCGGCGCGGCGCTCGGCGTGGCCGGTGCGGTCGCCCAGGGGGTGACCCGCAATCCGCTGGCCTCGCCGACCACGCTGGGCATCAACGCGGGGGCGAGCTTCGCCGTGGCCACCGCGATCTTCGCGCTGGGCCTGTCCCGCCCGCTGGAGTTCGTCTGGTTCGCCGTGGCGGGCGCGGCCTGCGCCGCACTGCTCGCGTACGGCATGGCGCGCCGCTCGGGCGACCTGGACCCGGTGCGGCTGGCGCTCGGCGGCACCGTGCTGTCGGCGGTGCTGGCGTCCTGGACGTCGGCGCTGATGCTGGCCAGCCGTCGCACCCTGGACGAGGCCCGGTTCTGGCTGGCCGGTTCGATCAGCGGCCGCAGCCTGGACGCGCTCTGGCAGGTGCTGCCGCTGATCCTGGTCGGGCTGGTCCTCGCCCTGCTGGTCTCCCCCGCGCTGAACGCGCTCGCGCTCGGCGACGAGACCGCGCAGTCGCTCGGGGTGCCGGTGGCGCGGATCCGGCTGGTGGGCGGGCTCGCGGTGGTGCTGCTGGCGGCCGGGTCGGTCGCGGTGGCGGGCCCGGTGGCGTTCATCGGCCTGGCGGCCCCGCACCTGGTGCGCCCGCTGCTGGGCAACGACCACCGGCTGCTGGTGCCGGGCTGCCTGATCGCCGGACCGGTGCTGCTGCTGGCCGCCGACGTGCTGGGCCGCCTGGTGGTGCGGCCGTCCGAGATCGAGGTCGGGATCGTCACCGCCTTCGTCGGCGCGCCGCTGCTCGCCGTGCTGGCCCGGAAGGTGGCGGCCCGATGA
- a CDS encoding iron chelate uptake ABC transporter family permease subunit: MTLLTREQVVDPVRTSGSRALVRARRRNLLLVAVTAALLVLMTGVALSTGQVRIPLPDALRALFGFGSDADVLVVREFRAPRVLSALIAGAGLAVAGSLLQRLFRNPLASPDVIGVTGGASFGAVLLLATGASQALTPVAALGGGLLAAALLGAFAWRSRMAVTRLVLVGLAVQSGLAAAVNLMIVRFPAELAGQALQWTTGSLYGRSWPEVWGAGGAIAAAVAAVFLLNRQVAVLDLGDDSAGGLGLDPHRTRLGLLLLAVVLASLAAALTGPVAFVALAVPHLVRLLAGPPTPATLTLTALAGALLLLAADHLVLHVLPVHGLPVGAVTATLGAPWLLVLMIRQGRLPQRSSR, encoded by the coding sequence ATGACGCTGCTGACGCGAGAACAGGTCGTCGACCCGGTGCGGACGTCGGGGTCGCGGGCGCTCGTCCGGGCCCGCCGCCGGAACCTGCTGCTGGTCGCGGTGACCGCCGCCCTGCTGGTGCTGATGACCGGGGTGGCGCTGTCCACCGGCCAGGTGCGGATCCCGCTGCCGGACGCGCTGCGCGCGCTGTTCGGGTTCGGCTCGGACGCCGACGTGCTGGTGGTCCGGGAGTTCCGGGCGCCGCGGGTGCTCTCGGCGCTGATCGCGGGCGCCGGCCTGGCCGTGGCGGGCTCGCTGCTGCAGCGGCTGTTCCGCAACCCGCTGGCCTCCCCCGACGTGATCGGCGTGACCGGCGGCGCCTCGTTCGGCGCGGTGCTGCTGCTGGCCACCGGCGCCTCTCAGGCGCTCACCCCGGTGGCCGCGCTCGGCGGCGGCCTGCTGGCCGCCGCGCTGCTCGGCGCGTTCGCGTGGCGCTCGCGGATGGCCGTGACCCGGCTGGTGCTGGTCGGCCTGGCGGTGCAGTCGGGCCTGGCGGCGGCGGTCAACCTGATGATCGTCCGCTTCCCGGCGGAGCTGGCCGGGCAGGCGCTGCAGTGGACCACCGGCTCGCTGTACGGCCGCAGTTGGCCCGAGGTCTGGGGCGCGGGCGGGGCGATCGCGGCCGCCGTCGCCGCCGTGTTCCTGCTGAACCGTCAGGTCGCGGTGCTGGACCTGGGTGACGACTCGGCCGGCGGGCTGGGCCTGGACCCGCACCGGACCCGGCTGGGCCTGCTGCTGCTCGCCGTGGTGCTCGCCTCACTGGCCGCCGCGCTGACCGGGCCGGTCGCCTTCGTGGCGCTCGCCGTGCCGCACCTGGTCCGGCTGCTGGCCGGCCCGCCGACCCCGGCGACGCTGACCCTGACCGCGCTGGCCGGCGCGCTGCTGCTGCTCGCCGCCGACCACCTCGTCCTGCACGTGCTGCCGGTGCACGGCCTGCCGGTCGGCGCCGTCACCGCGACGCTCGGCGCGCCCTGGCTGCTGGTGCTGATGATCCGTCAGGGCCGACTTCCGCAGAGGAGTTCTCGATGA
- a CDS encoding ABC transporter ATP-binding protein, translating to MTTATADRLAAHGLHLRYGDRPVVRGLDLELPGGAVTAIVGPNACGKSTLLRGLVRLLDPAAGTVTLDGADIHRMPARALARRMGLLPQQPVTPEAVTVEALVRLGRYPHQRMLTPWSAADQAAVEEALRRTGTDALRDRPVDQLSGGQRQRAWIALALAQDTDLLLLDEPTTFLDLRHQLDVLDLVTDLHRDAGRTVVMVLHDLGQAARYADHLVVLGDGELAAAGPPGEVLTAELVEQVFQVPCRVIPDPETGTPLVVPLARR from the coding sequence ATGACCACCGCCACCGCGGACCGCCTGGCCGCGCACGGCCTGCACCTGCGCTACGGCGACCGCCCGGTCGTCCGCGGCCTGGACCTGGAGCTGCCCGGCGGCGCCGTCACCGCGATCGTCGGGCCGAACGCCTGCGGCAAGTCCACCCTGCTGCGCGGCCTGGTCCGGCTGCTGGACCCGGCGGCCGGCACGGTCACCCTGGACGGCGCCGACATCCACCGGATGCCCGCCCGGGCGCTGGCCCGCCGGATGGGCCTGCTGCCGCAGCAGCCGGTCACCCCGGAGGCGGTCACCGTGGAGGCGCTGGTCCGCCTGGGCCGCTACCCGCACCAGCGGATGCTCACCCCGTGGTCGGCCGCCGACCAGGCGGCCGTCGAGGAGGCGCTGCGCCGGACCGGCACCGACGCGCTGCGCGACCGCCCGGTGGACCAGCTCTCCGGCGGCCAGCGGCAGCGCGCCTGGATCGCGCTCGCGCTGGCCCAGGACACCGACCTGCTGCTGCTGGACGAACCGACCACCTTCCTCGACCTGCGGCACCAGTTGGACGTCCTGGACCTGGTCACCGACCTGCACCGGGACGCCGGCCGGACGGTGGTGATGGTGCTGCACGACCTCGGCCAGGCCGCCCGCTACGCCGACCACCTGGTGGTGCTCGGCGACGGTGAACTGGCCGCGGCCGGGCCGCCCGGCGAGGTGCTCACCGCCGAACTGGTCGAGCAGGTCTTCCAGGTGCCCTGCCGGGTGATCCCCGACCCGGAGACCGGCACCCCGCTGGTCGTGCCGCTGGCCCGCCGCTGA
- the glnA gene encoding type I glutamate--ammonia ligase — protein MFTNADEVKQYIADNDIKFVDVRFCDLPGVLQHFSVPADTFDPSETLMFDGSSIRGFQAIHESDMALVPDLATARLDPFRTEKHLNINFFIQDPITGEAYSRDPRNVARKAEAYLASSGIADTAYFGPEAEFYVFDSVRFETSANASYYHIDSVAGAWNSGSAEGDARGYKVKYKGGYFPVPPVDHFADLRAEMSLELAKAGLAVERQHHEVGTAGQAEINYKFNTLLHAADDLMLFKYIIKNVAWRAGKTATFMPKPIFGDNGSGMHVHQSLWTAGSPLFYDEQGYAGLSDTARYYIGGILKHAPSLLAFTNPSVNSYHRLVPGFEAPVNLVYSQRNRSAAIRIPITGSNAKAKRIEFRAPDPASNPYLAFSAMLMAGLDGIKNKIEPLEPVDKDLYELAPDEHAAVPQVPASLSAVLEALEADHEYLLAGGVFTTDLIETWIDYKRTAEIAPIALRPHPHEFELYYDL, from the coding sequence ATGTTCACCAACGCCGACGAGGTGAAGCAGTACATCGCGGACAACGACATCAAGTTCGTCGACGTCCGGTTCTGCGACCTGCCGGGCGTGCTGCAGCACTTCTCGGTCCCGGCCGACACCTTCGACCCGTCCGAGACCCTGATGTTCGACGGCTCCTCGATCCGCGGCTTCCAGGCCATCCACGAGTCCGACATGGCCCTCGTCCCGGACCTGGCCACCGCCCGGCTGGACCCGTTCCGCACCGAGAAGCACCTCAACATCAACTTCTTCATCCAGGACCCGATCACCGGCGAGGCCTACAGCCGCGACCCGCGCAACGTCGCCCGCAAGGCCGAGGCCTACCTGGCCTCCTCCGGCATCGCGGACACCGCCTACTTCGGGCCCGAGGCCGAGTTCTACGTCTTCGACTCGGTGCGCTTCGAGACCTCCGCCAACGCGTCCTACTACCACATCGACTCGGTGGCGGGCGCCTGGAACAGCGGCTCCGCGGAGGGCGACGCGCGCGGCTACAAGGTCAAGTACAAGGGCGGCTACTTCCCCGTCCCGCCGGTCGACCACTTCGCCGACCTGCGCGCCGAGATGTCCCTCGAACTCGCCAAGGCCGGGCTCGCCGTGGAGCGCCAGCACCACGAGGTCGGCACCGCCGGACAGGCCGAGATCAACTACAAGTTCAACACCCTGCTGCACGCCGCCGACGACCTGATGCTGTTCAAGTACATCATCAAGAACGTCGCCTGGCGGGCCGGCAAGACCGCCACCTTCATGCCCAAGCCGATCTTCGGCGACAACGGCTCCGGCATGCACGTGCACCAGTCGCTGTGGACCGCCGGCTCCCCGCTGTTCTACGACGAGCAGGGCTACGCGGGACTCTCCGACACCGCCCGCTACTACATCGGCGGCATCCTCAAGCACGCCCCGTCGCTGCTCGCCTTCACCAACCCCTCGGTGAACTCCTACCACCGCCTGGTCCCCGGCTTCGAGGCACCGGTCAACCTGGTCTACTCGCAGCGCAACCGGTCCGCCGCGATCCGCATCCCGATCACCGGCTCCAACGCCAAGGCCAAGCGCATCGAGTTCCGCGCCCCCGACCCGGCCTCCAACCCCTACCTGGCCTTCTCCGCCATGCTGATGGCCGGCCTCGACGGCATCAAGAACAAGATCGAGCCGCTCGAGCCGGTCGACAAGGACCTCTACGAGCTGGCCCCCGACGAGCACGCCGCCGTCCCGCAGGTCCCCGCCTCCCTCAGCGCCGTCCTCGAAGCCCTGGAGGCCGACCACGAGTACCTCCTGGCCGGCGGCGTCTTCACCACCGACCTGATCGAGACCTGGATCGACTACAAGCGCACCGCCGAGATCGCCCCGATCGCCCTGCGCCCGCACCCGCACGAGTTCGAGCTCTACTACGACCTGTAG